The genomic stretch TTCCCGGTAATGTCTCTCGCAATCAACCCAAACTCAGCGACGATCGCTTGATCTCACTCGGTTTTTGCGCCTCCTGTAGGACTTCAGCGAAGAGTTCTTCCCACCGATCGATAATTCGGTCTAAACTAAATCGCTCAATTACTTCTGGCGCACGACTGGCAAACTGTTTGCGTTTGGCGTCATCGGACATTAAATGACTCATTGCGGCTGCTAATGCTGCCTGATCTCCGTTTGGGACAACAATGCCATCAATGCCGTCGCGCATCAGTTCACGAATTCCCTGAGAGCAATCCGTGGCGATCGCTGGGATACCACAGGCAAGTGCTTCTCCCAGTGCCATCGGAAACCCTTCTGTTTGTGAGGAGAGGACGAAGAGTTGGGCGTGCTGGAGTAGCGGAAACGGATTGCCGATCTTTCCAGTGAATACAGCCTGTTCAGTCAGCCCCAGACGATCGCGCAGGGTTTCGAGTTCGGATCTCAGTTCCCCTTCGCCCAGAATCAAAAGCTGCCAGTCGGGATGCTGGTCTGCAATTTGCTGGAACGCGGTCAGCAGTCGGTCGAAGCGTTTAGCTGCGGTCAGCCGTCCCATTGCTACAATCCACTTCCGATCGGGATGAACCCCCTGGGGGTAATCGAGCATAGCCTGGAATCGATCGATCGGCAAAAAAGGATTATAAATCACGGCTCTTTGGGCTTCAGGCAGCCAATCAAACTCATCATCAACCCCCTGACTGACGCTAACCAATCGGGTTAACCGCCGATAGGCAAATCGACGAAATAGCTCCCAGGGTAGTCCGATCGGCAGCATTCGCGGATTACAGTGCTGGGTTCCCACAATCGGATAGGGAGTGTTCAGTAAGGCGATCGCTGTAAATATATTCATAAACGCCATAAATGAAACCACGATATTGGGCTGGCTGGCGTGAATCGCTTTTCTAAGATGAACCAGACGGAGAACCGTATTGAAGATTCCATGCAGAACCGTGGGAGACTTCTGTTTTAGATTGAGGTCAAACCGCTGCACGGCTGGCGGTAGGGTGTAAAAGTCAGTTGCTCGGCTGGAGAGCGTAACCACGGTGACAGCGTGCCCTCGCTGCAAAAGTCCCTGTGCCAGCAGCACCATCACGCGCTCTGCGCCGCCGCCTTCTAGCTGGGTAATTGTTAAAGTAATTCTCATTGTGCTCCAGCACTCGTAATTTTTTTCAAGTTTTGATGGGCAAAAAACAGGACATACAGGAATGAAAATAGGTAGACGCAGCTCGTTGATAGGGCAATACCCCAGATGCCAAACCACTGCATAAATAGATAATTCAAACTAATGTTCATTAGCAGATTGAACGCTGAACCCCACATCAGGATATGTTGCAAATTGAGGGAGATCAGCAATCGCGTAATTAGAATACAGGCAACGTAAAAGGGAATTTGTAGGGCAAAGGCAGCGAGAATCTGGGCTACTAGATGGGTTTCAATGGCAGTGAATTCACCCCGCTGAAATAAAAGCCGAACGATCGGTTCTGCCCCCAAAATCAGCACCAGCATACAGGGAACCGTGACCCAAAAAATCAGCTTCAGACAGGAGCGCAGAGAACGATTAACGCCCTGCCAATCATGGGATGCAATCATCTTTGAAAAGTAGGTGAAAGCCGCCGCCCCCAGCCCAGTTGAAATCAATACCAGGGGAATTGAATTGACGCGACTGGCATAGTTGAGTGCTGCAACACTGCCTGGGGCAAGCATCGCCGCCATCGACTGATCCACAATGCCACTGCTGCACATTAGAAGAGCTGCCATCATTGAAGGTGGATATTGTTGCGCGACTTTCTGGAGAGGGGCATTAAATCTGACAATGCGCGGTCGCAGCGAAATTCCTCGTCGATGCAGGGCGGCTCCTAACAAAATGACCTCCAGAACCGCCCCCACCAGTAAACCGATCGCTAGAGCAAAAACCCCGATCGATTGCCCAAAGGCAAGCAGCAGAAAAATTGTTGCCGCCGGAGCCGTCACCGGAGAGAGCGCCACCAGCGTAAAACGCTCTTCTGCATTCAGCACCGCACCACAAAACACTACAATTCCACTCAAAAGAATCAGCGGAATGATGACGTATAGCAGTTGAAACGTCAGCGTTAGTTTCTCGCGGCTGAATCCGAGCGTCATCCAGGGTAGATAAACGGGTGCGGCGATCGCCATCAGCAAAGTTGCAATTCCCAGCAGCACCAGACTCCAGAACAATGTGCCCGCAAGAAGCTGTTCGGACACCTGGCTGCCTTTCTGCTCTCGCACCTGCATATAGGTAGGAATTAACGCCGCGTTCAACGGACTGGCAATGATATTCATCATAAAGTCGGGAATGAGTGCCGCAATCAAAAACGCATCGACTGCACTGCTTGCCCCGAACTGCCAGGCAACGATCGATTCCTTCAGGAACGCAACGACTTTTACCAGAATGGAACAAAGGGAAACGACGATCGTGGCACTCAAAATTTGACGATTAACGGAATTAACTGTGAATCGCCGTAAGGGTTTACCGATCGTGTCAAAAATATTCATGCTGGTTCAGCCTGGAACGAAATCGTTGGCATTCTGAGATAAGCCGTAGTGCGCTGTTTGCGCTCAATATCGGCGATCACTCGCTCAACCTGTTCCACCGAGAGATCTAGCCCCTGAGCAATTGCCTGGGGAGAAATACCCTGCTCAACGCCAAACCAGATCGTATCCAGGAT from Leptolyngbya ohadii IS1 encodes the following:
- a CDS encoding glycosyltransferase family 4 protein; amino-acid sequence: MRITLTITQLEGGGAERVMVLLAQGLLQRGHAVTVVTLSSRATDFYTLPPAVQRFDLNLKQKSPTVLHGIFNTVLRLVHLRKAIHASQPNIVVSFMAFMNIFTAIALLNTPYPIVGTQHCNPRMLPIGLPWELFRRFAYRRLTRLVSVSQGVDDEFDWLPEAQRAVIYNPFLPIDRFQAMLDYPQGVHPDRKWIVAMGRLTAAKRFDRLLTAFQQIADQHPDWQLLILGEGELRSELETLRDRLGLTEQAVFTGKIGNPFPLLQHAQLFVLSSQTEGFPMALGEALACGIPAIATDCSQGIRELMRDGIDGIVVPNGDQAALAAAMSHLMSDDAKRKQFASRAPEVIERFSLDRIIDRWEELFAEVLQEAQKPSEIKRSSLSLG
- the murJ gene encoding murein biosynthesis integral membrane protein MurJ codes for the protein MNIFDTIGKPLRRFTVNSVNRQILSATIVVSLCSILVKVVAFLKESIVAWQFGASSAVDAFLIAALIPDFMMNIIASPLNAALIPTYMQVREQKGSQVSEQLLAGTLFWSLVLLGIATLLMAIAAPVYLPWMTLGFSREKLTLTFQLLYVIIPLILLSGIVVFCGAVLNAEERFTLVALSPVTAPAATIFLLLAFGQSIGVFALAIGLLVGAVLEVILLGAALHRRGISLRPRIVRFNAPLQKVAQQYPPSMMAALLMCSSGIVDQSMAAMLAPGSVAALNYASRVNSIPLVLISTGLGAAAFTYFSKMIASHDWQGVNRSLRSCLKLIFWVTVPCMLVLILGAEPIVRLLFQRGEFTAIETHLVAQILAAFALQIPFYVACILITRLLISLNLQHILMWGSAFNLLMNISLNYLFMQWFGIWGIALSTSCVYLFSFLYVLFFAHQNLKKITSAGAQ